A genome region from Streptomyces xanthophaeus includes the following:
- a CDS encoding ATP-binding protein has translation MSLPLTRRIARAALLIAAGAAPVVGAAGAASAAGLESVPPLGQLAAPDTATTADAATGAVDTAGSATKSLPAPASDVAGTAQGLLGGLPTTQELPVSSLPTSTLPTSGVLPGGLPGGLPLGG, from the coding sequence ATGTCTCTCCCCCTGACCCGCCGGATCGCCCGTGCCGCGCTGCTGATCGCAGCCGGGGCAGCGCCCGTGGTCGGTGCGGCCGGGGCGGCCAGCGCCGCCGGCCTGGAGTCCGTGCCGCCGCTGGGCCAGCTCGCCGCCCCCGACACCGCCACGACGGCGGACGCGGCCACGGGCGCCGTCGACACCGCCGGCAGCGCCACCAAGAGCCTGCCGGCCCCCGCCTCCGACGTGGCCGGCACCGCGCAGGGCCTGCTCGGCGGGCTCCCCACGACGCAGGAGCTGCCGGTGTCCTCGCTCCCGACCTCCACGCTGCCGACGTCCGGTGTCCTGCCGGGCGGACTGCCGGGCGGAC